Below is a genomic region from Henckelia pumila isolate YLH828 chromosome 3, ASM3356847v2, whole genome shotgun sequence.
ATGACACTAAAGAGTACAATTGTCCGCATACAACCGACGAAACTTGAGCATTGACCCGAGACTTTCTTATCTCGAACAAAAAAACTACTTAAATGTAactaaataaattaggaaaaaTCCCGCAGTCAACGGGAATCGAACCTGAGACAAATTGGTCTCAGGGCCTCACCCTTAATCATTGGGCCAAGGGGTCATTGGCTTGTGGAGACATTTTTGAACTTTTTTCACTTGGTTTTTATTAATGTTTTCAGGTgttgattttgttgttgattatgGAGCTTCCAATCTTCGGAATAATGTTGAGTGCTGTAACGTAGGGGGTAAGGTTGTCATTTTGGATTTGCTTGAAAAGAAATGTGGCAGCGTAGATTTTGCTGAACTACAACAAAAGCATATTGAAATCAGAGGTAAAAACCATTAGCTTCTTTGTAATAGTGCTTTTTGTTGGCATAGGACCCCTCATCCCCTAATTATATACCACTTTTAAGTGTAgaatttattattgttgttgttgctaTTATCTTCTGCAGCGTTCGATCTACGATATAGAGATTTGGATTATAAAGCTTCTGTGATTGCCAAAGTGAGAACTCATTTGTGGCCTTTCATTCTTAGACAAAAACTCATCCCTTTTGTCGTTGAACCTTTTAAAGAAGGCGTTGAACcttttaaagaaaaatgataGAGGCATCGGGAAGATTATTTTGTCTGTGGATTTTAAGAAGACCAGTTGCGATCCGAAATGAAGTAAATATGTAAACTTTAGTCCATAGTGCAAATCCATATTTACTCCAGcttgtttttttcaaaaaaactgaTGCTCTTAGCTCCCTACGTATACTAGGAGTATCTTAATTCCCAATTTTTTTAATGGTCTATAAATAAGGAAACACTGAATTTTTGCTCCTCTGATTTTGTCACTTTtgctattttgattttttagtcatcaaattttaattttaataatggAAGTTAGCAATGttagtatttttttattaggaatGTTAATGTAGCAGGTAATGCTGTCATATCAGTATTACATTAACATCGTATTTGTTTAATgtcatgagaaaaaaaaaactaaaactaaaactaaataaCATAAGAACTAAAATCCCAAAATGTGAACAttaaatagaaaacaaaaaaaatttccctaaaaataatttcaGGTGCTCTATGTCAGTCGAGGGAGACAGGACTGAAGTATTAAATCgatttttaaatttcaacttGGTATAATCCACGTGTATGTTTGTCTGCGGGAGAAGCGAGaaactaaataataataaaattgtttttttttttttgaaataataaaattgttattattattattgaaaggATAATTATTGCTATTttcattattataatattattggatagaaataattaatattttcattattataatattagtATGTACTTATTATTATAACATTAATTATATAGTTATTGTTATGATAactataattattatattaaatttttaattattattttgttacAATTAATGATAGCTTTTGATATGATAGaactaattaataataataatttgatattttcattatatatattacTGTATTATTAAAGTAAAGACTCTTTAATTAATAAACTTTTAATTAATTGGTgaaatttgatttgaaattaccattacgtcctaacttaatttttaataaaaccaaaattattgggtaaaatagtcattttataaaGTTCTTTTATTTCTAGCTATTAAAAGTTCACTTTGTgccctttgatattattttatttacaattaTGACattcattttatataatatttatttaggaaaacgttaaattttatttttttaagtttaaaatttattatttattgccttttttttcaaaatacgTAATGTACGCACGCAATGCGTGCAACGAAatagtaatatatattatatgagttaTGGTACATTTATATATGggtttttaataattaatttaataaataatttttttaaaaaaataatactgtACGTGGACGCTGCAATTTAATTGCACTCAAGGCTCGAGCGGATGCTGCACCCTTTTCtctcttttaataattttttttcctttatttttagtttaaatattttttatgactTGAGATCGGATAAAAGATCTTCTATCAGATATCTGAAACAATATCATTGCTATTTTTAAATGATTGtttatcaaaaaaaattatttattttaaaaattttaattgatttatcaaatattatttgatttaaaaaattaatatttttcaaaaattatatcgGATAAGAGACATGAGAAATTATCAatgatgtttttttattttaaaattaaaatgattttaaaaatattagttgatttatcatatattagttgatataaaaattttaatatttttcatgagttGCATCGGATATGAGAACCATATATTTAGATCTGAGACAATATTATTAGAGTTTTTGTGATTTTGAAAATGATCATCATCcggataaattttattataaaaaattatttattttcaaaatattggTTGATTTATCATTGTTTgttgatttaaaaaattaatatttttatgggtTGAATCGATATGAGATGTTCAGAATTCAGATATATGAGACAATATCTAGCTTTTTatgatttcgaaaattatttttaactagataataatttgtttgaaaaaaattactttatttttgaaatattatttgatttatcatatattagtttattttaaaaaaaaattaaaataaatcaagtaaaatttttaaaaaatagttatTCGGATGAAAATCACAAAAATATGTGATATACGGATCTTCTATCTCGATTCAAATAATGATTGTTGACGTatcctatttttaaaaaaatattagttgatttatctttaattttaaatcgactaatatatatgataaatcaactaatatctttaaaattttgtaaaaaaaatattgttcaatttaacaataattttaatattaagaaAACTATACCGTTTAGTAGGTATGATGAGATAAATAGTACataaataagtaatataatgtaataaaaaataaataagaaatgatagtaaacatagtatttgatttgattgatatttaatttattaaattttatataaacatgataaattatctgataggatcggttgaaagtGTAGAGGGagtgaatatactttcaagcagcTTAGTATAAAACAATTGAACTCGATCGGTTTAGTGACTGAGTTCTAGACTTATCTTAATGTCTGATGTAATTTGACAAACAAGAATATGTGCGGAAATATGTCAAATTATAGATTTGAACACTAACGCAGTGTTTGGTGCAAGGGATTAGGTTCGTTTGTgtgtgattttttatttaatccaTTGTTTGGTaggatttttattaaaataaattaatctaACCTATAAAGGATTAAGTTGTTTTATAGTAGGTTAACTAAACTCTCCCCTCACCCTAGTATTATTTATCCTTGTTTTTATCttacacataaatttcataattatccTTTTCCTCCAACCTAAAAATCACcaatccaataaaatataaatgatatttttggcaaaataattttaaaccaTTATTTAATCTTAttcctaaaaatcaaaccaaacacaaTACTATTTTCAACACAAATTACCAATACTTATCTATCATGTCTTTAATCATTCATTTaataatcattcaataatcCTATCAATTGAACCAAACACTGCGTAAGTGGTTATAGTTTAGGTTAGGTGATGATAGTGGGTAGACTGAAATAACGCAAGCAAATGTGTATGGATATTCGAAGATTTCaaatactcctacgtcacctcttcttccacttcggaaggatatcactagaagactttgaattttacaagaaatttgcaaaaccccgatccagtttaggacttaacactgcctaaacaagaacttctAGTACAACAACTCAGTTTCAGTCCTAAACTAATGATAGAACAAAgatgaatacaactcaaaatccTTAGCACAAAATTGATCCTTCTATGATCAGAATAACACTTCGACGTTTGTGTTTCGAGTTCCTTGATCAATTCTTGAGGGTGTAAAACTTTGAATATTCTCGTAAAATAGCAGAAATTGCAGAGCGTGAGAGAGAGATCCTTTGTTCgatcaagatctctatttatacccttTGATTGTTAACggtcataaattcaaattgaatcTTCAGATAGGGTTTTGAATTATTCtcgttggatttgtcactatcaaCAACAAATTTTGGAGCTGACATTGCCCTTTGCATCGCGGCACTACCTTCTGCAGAGTGTGTCAGAGTACGGATGACCTTATCCAAAAATGGCGAGGTAGTAGACTGGTGAGGGTAAACTGATGAAGTCAGTTTAGCGTCTTCGGCCAGTTGAGCGCGGTGATTGAGCGTGAAGTAGTTTAGCTCCATATATAGGGTTAACCCGTCTTACGGATGAGACCGTCTTACAAAAGACTTTATcttaaaagtattactttttttataaaaatgagTAAGATTCACTCGTCTCACGGATATAAGTGGAGACTTGCTCTTAAAGAAAATATGGTTGAAATATTTGTTGGGATATACATTTTTTGTCCAaggtttttaattttaaatcattttacgAGTTACTATTGGTAATTTGTCGTCCATGCCATTCGATCTGCCGCTCCATTTCTTGTGTGTTCCTACGCTGCAAAAATCAAGaaacaaaggaaaaaaaacaaGAGGTAGGAAAACGTGAGTAACACAAAGGGATTCCGGGGCTCAGACGCTACAACTCTCCAATCCACCGGCAATCCATGGCGAAGGCCACAAAGGCTTCCAAAACCCAAACTCACGCCTAGATCCTACACACAGTAGGAATCCCTGGCCAACCCACGAACGAGATAGATGGCAGCAACATACACAAAGCAAGGAGAAAGAGAAGAAGACACTCAGTCACTAATCCAAGAAGCACCCCAGCACCCTTCGAACTATATCCCTTTCAATCTCTCAACCTCTCGCTCTTTCTAGGCTTCCACGCACAAAGGAGAGAAACATTCTCTCTCGCGACCAGCTAACACTCTCCTCGCTCACACAAAAACGAGGACGAGAGAGGGCAGCAACACTAAGCCCGCCCCTCACTCTCTCGCCCCTACTCTCGGCCTCACTCTCACGCACAAAGAAGAGGAGGCGCACGCTGGTTTCTGTTTTCTGATTAGGTAAGAAAAGGGGGGAATTTTATAAGGACTTTAAGTGGACTGGGTAATTATAATGAgttgggccaaagcccaacaATCTCTACCTTTTGGCCCAACACTGGTTCACTAGTTACGAGAGTCACCTATAGCCATCATCATCGCCCCACAACAAAACACAAATTTAGTACAAGAAAAAATATGCAGCAAACACAAAGTAAGCTACAACACTACACCGAAAACAGAACACATCTGTCGAAAATATCAaagttaaaaattttcaaacaaaGATTAAACTTTTTAACATTTTCAAAAAACAAGATTCGAACCAAGTAAATGCTCCACCTCGTTTGGAGCCGagacaagttttgaaaaatatcaatcataaatatttttcacacagaaaaaaaatagaaaaaaacatGTAGCAGATTTCACACAGAAAAATGCACATAGTCACAAAGACACGGGTGAATCACAAAGAAACACGACAAACAACACGGAGATGGAAACACAACAGTAACCACCAAGCACAGCCTAGATGAAAACACAATAGTAACTAACAGGAAAAAAACCACGGAGATGGAAACACAATAGTAACCAATCACACAAATAAAAATCCTAGGATTCTACCAGCAACAAATGCACGTAAATCCTAGGCTTCTACCAGCAACAAATGCGCATAACATCCGCACCAAGCGGTTACGCTACTAAAGCGATAAAAAAAGGTTCAAGCCAATATACCAGAGCGAAACTCATCGCAAGAGTTTCGATTCCAAGCTAACGGAATACGACCACAACGGACAGCAATGGACACGGCACAACGGGCAGCGGGATGTCCAGGCGAAGGCAACGGCGACGGACGAACAGCTTCaacatggctctgataccactgttgggaattttccgTCCATGCCATTCGATCCGCCGCTCCATTTCTTGCATGTTCCTACGCTGCAAAAAtcaagaaacaaagaaaaacaaACAAGAGGCAGGAAAACATTAGTAACACAAAGGGATTCCGGGGCTCAGACGCTACGACTCTCCAATCCATCGGCAATCCATGGCGAAGGCCACAAAGACTTCCCAAACCCAAACTCATGCCTAGCTCCTATACACAGTAGGAATCCCTGGCCAACCCACAAACGAGAGAGAGGAAAGCAACACGCACAAAGCAGGGATAAAGGGGACTCAATATAATTACTCAGCCCACTTAAAGCCCTTATTTAATTCCTCCATTTTCTTCCCTAATCAGAAGACAGAAACCAGTGTGAGCCTCCTCTTCTTTGTGTGTGAGAGTGAGGCCGAGAGTAGGGGCGAGAGAGTGAGGCGGCCGGGCTTAGTGTTGTTGCCCTCTCTTGTCCTCGTTTCTCTGTGAGCGAGGAGAGTGTTAGCCGGTCCCGAGAGAGAACGTTTCTGTCCTATGTGCGTGGGAGCCGAGAGAGAGAGCGAGAGGTTGAGAGATTGAAGGGGATAGAGTTCGAAGGGTGCTGGGGTGCTTCCTGGATTAGTGACTGAGTGTCTTCTCCCATTTCTTCCTGCTTTGTGCGTGTTGCTGCCCTCTCTCTCATTCGTGGGTTGGCCAGGGATTCCTACTATGTGTAGGAGCTAGGCGTGAGTTTGGGTTTGGAAAGCCTTTGTGGCCTTCGCCATGGATTGACGATGGATTGGAGAGTTGTAACGTCTGAGCCCCGGAATCCCTTTGTGTTACTAATGTTTTCCTGTCTCTTGTttgtttttctttgtttcttgaTTTTTGCAGTGTAGGAACACGCAAGAAATGGAGCGACGGATCCAATGACATGGACGGCAAATTCCCAACAGTTACCTTATCGGGATCCACTAGTAATCATTTTTTGGAAATACTAATAATCATTGGATAAGCATATAATTAACTTGATGATaacattattaattaaatagatgaAGATAacagaaaaaattaaaaattaatcataCAATCTAATCAAGTTACAATAAAAGATAGAACCGTatgtatttgaaatttaaatgtGGAACATATAGATAGATATTTACGTCGAAGTAGAACATATATTCATCAATTTAAGATAACGTGGCAAAAAGTCATTGCCGATTTAAGAAAATATTCATACACAgactttaatatttatttttattattattattattgatggACCCTCAGGTTGAGGCCATATTGTTATTGGTCGGCACCGTCATCTCCGCCGTCCTCTTAATTTGGTTGGTGGTGTTTCGTGATGCCTTCGGTCGTCCGCGCGCCGCTCGTCCGCGCGTCTCTCAAAACCGTCGCGTCGTCCGGtaatgttttctttttttcttttttttttttttgggaaaaaaaaataactttgGGGTTTGGATGATCGTTTTATATGGATTGATTGATTTGTTGCTAATTTTAGGATGAATGCTGTGCATTTTGTTGGCCAAGGTGGTCCGAATAATTTACGAGTAAAAAGGGTTCCGATACCCACGATCAGAAGTGATGAGTTATTGATACGTGTGACTGCGGTTGGACTATGTTTTCTTGACACTTGGCGCCAACAGGATATCCTTTTTGAGTGTGATCTTTCAAAGCTTGGGCATGAATGCTCAGGGAAAGTTGTTGCTGTTGGCTCATCCGTCACTCATAACTTTAAAGAAGGCGACGAGGTATtgaatatttataaattaagtTATAAACAATTCAcatttatttaaacaatcacGTACCCTTTTTGTTATTCAAGGTTTGTGCAATTGTTCATGGTGGGGGTGGGTGTGCAGAGTATGTAAGAGTTTGCGCTGGTAAGGTTCTGCAGATTCCGTCAACAGTTTCCCTTGTTAATGCAGCGGCATTGCCACGAGCATCATGCTTAGCTTTCTACGCTCTTTCGATATTGACCCAAGTCGCCCGTGGCACTAAAATCTTGGTACGTGCTgtcatttttaattttctaaactagatctgatatatatataattattgtttagATGCTGATGTTAATTTTTGAGGCCATGCAATCGCAGATACATGGGGCTGGAGATGGTGTTGGCATAATTGCTCTTCAATATGCTAAGTATGTTGGTTGTCAAGTATTTGCAGTAGCAGGTATACAGTAATGGTTAATTAGCTCGTTGCATTTTAATAGATTCTTGATTCAGTGAACTTAAATGTGTTAATCATGTCAGATTTTATACAAACATGATAAACAATAAACCCTCTCAAATTGTGTATTTGTATTGTTATGACGATTGTGCTTAGGGACCTCAAGCCTAGGTATTTATTGGCGTTTCCGAATACCATCAATGAGGTATTCGGGAAAACGAAAGTCAAAAGAAGAGACGTTGCGTGTCTCAATGTTCTAAATGTGAGAAGGCATATGCACATTTCGTCAAAAGATGTGGGCAGCCGCTCGTCACCGCTTCCATCATCATTGATATCCCCTTTGTTACGTGCCATAATTTCTTACAAAATGGACAAGTATTCGATTGAGttagagattaaaaaaaaatgtctgtGGTTGCTTTGTTGCCAAATGTATTGGTCGCAGCATGGATATATCTTCCCATACTAAACTTGATGATATATATTTCTAACCAAATGGACCTTTTTTAAGAAACGGAAGAAAAGCTGCGAAATTGCCAAACACTAGGAGCACAAGTTTGCATCAACTACAAAAAAGAGGACTTCTCCAAGCGTGTCAAGGCAGAAACAGGAGAAAAAGGTTTGGTGAATTTCTAATTTACCTATTTGTTAATTTATATATGTAGATATAATGGCGATTGCAATACATTTGAAACACACTCATTTCAAATATTTACCCAAATGTAAATCTTTTTATCCAAGCACAATCTTTGATGGAGCAATTTGGTTTGAATTTGATCTAGTAAAGGTATTGTCATAGTTATTATGAACCTATAATAAGATAGATGATTGACAAAAATTTCTAGGTTGTTCGTTGACTATATTTATGTAGTATCATGTTGTTGAAAAATATCATTTAGAATTGTAattaattttcttgaaaaattgaTGCTTTGCTAATAGTAATAAAAATTGCCTTTAATTAAATTGTATATTGCTTTGTTAATTGTATGAAAATTTTCTACATTATTCTTAtgaaatctaaaaaaaatgatacatTAAAAgtgaatatattatatatgtttgacaaaaaatattttcactga
It encodes:
- the LOC140890245 gene encoding uncharacterized protein encodes the protein MDPQVEAILLLVGTVISAVLLIWLVVFRDAFGRPRAARPRVSQNRRVVRMNAVHFVGQGGPNNLRVKRVPIPTIRSDELLIRVTAVGLCFLDTWRQQDILFECDLSKLGHECSGKVVAVGSSVTHNFKEGDEVCAIVHGGGGCAEYVRVCAGKVLQIPSTVSLVNAAALPRASCLAFYALSILTQVARGTKILIHGAGDGVGIIALQYAKYVGCQVFAVAETEEKLRNCQTLGAQVCINYKKEDFSKRVKAETGEKGVDIVLDVDDRDHFQKNLDCLAIGGSLVILGFKNENQINIDISVLVKKDINVIGGDLENLSSARIGSLFSEAGARFWPLIEGGHMRPVIGKVFRFSEAAEAHRALEKHSIPGKMFYDVKGLHRTSNFARMTHKSLSFQLLLDLICCFNISFYLFFEFFGIDFHKARPR